The Mauremys mutica isolate MM-2020 ecotype Southern chromosome 1, ASM2049712v1, whole genome shotgun sequence genome has a segment encoding these proteins:
- the TEX30 gene encoding testis-expressed protein 30 codes for MGGFTEVKVKIPFGNKYLDAIFSVPDKILTHGVILTHGAGGDMHFSHLVSLVAYLASRGLLCLRFTCKGLNIAYRTKAYKTVVEYLKSSGEYKLSGVFLGGRSMGSRAAASVTRQISQDDNEDFIHGLIFLSYPLHRPKLQSKLRDEDLFFIKCPVLFVSGSEDEMCEQTLLEGVASKMKTPTEIHWVEKANHGMAVKGRTPDDIMMEISAQVFLWIKEIIEQEYK; via the exons ATGGGTGGTTTTACTGAG GTTAAAGTGAAAATACCTTTTGGAAATAAATACCTAGATGCTATTTTTTCTGTCCCAGACAAGATATTAACACACGGAGTGATTCTTACTCATGGAGCTGGAGGAGATATGCATTTCTCTCATTTAGTTTCTTTGGTAGCCTATCTTGCATCCCGTGGACTTCTGTGCTTGAGATTTACCTGTAAAGGCCTTAACATTGCTTATAGGACTAAAGCATATAAAACAGTTGTG GAATATTTAAAGTCCTCTGGTGAATATAAACTTTCTGGTGTCTTTCTTGGAG GTCGTTCGATGGGTTCACGAGCCGCTGCCTCTGTGACACGTCAGATTAGCCAAGATGACAATGAGGATTTCATTCATGGTCTGATATTTTTATCTTATCCACTGCATCGACCAAAGCTCCAGTCCAAACTCCGGGAtgaagatttattttttattaagtgTCCTGTGCTGTTTGTCTCAGGATCAGAAGATGAGATGTGTGAACAA ACATTATTGGAAGGTGTGGCAAGCAAAATGAAGACCCCTACAGAAATTCATTGGGTTGAAAAAGCAAACCATGGCATGGCAGTAAAAGGACGAACACCAGACGATATTATGATGGAAATAAGCGCACAGGTTTTTTTGTGGATCAAAGAAATCATTGAACAGGAGTACAAATAA